The Actinomyces viscosus genome segment GCTGAGCCCGCCGCCTCTGCCGGCACCGACAACGAGCCCGCTGCCCCCACCGAGACCGCGGCTGAGCCCACCCGGCCCACCGTCGCCCCCGAGGACGCCGCGAGCGCAGACGAGCCTGACGAGCCGGAGGGCCCGGACCCCGACGCCGACGACGGCGAGGAGGAGCACGTCATCGAGGTCGCCGACCCCCGCGACTTCGCCGACGACTCCGGCCCCCAGTACGAGGACGAGGACTTCGACGAGATCGTCGACGGCGAGGCCGCCCCGGCCCCCGGCCCCGTCGGCACGGCGACCCCGGCGATCGCCCCGTCCTCCATCACCTCCGCCAGCTCGCAGTCGGCCCCCTCCGCGGCCGAGGCCCTGGCGACGCCCTCGACCGCGACGCCGGGGGAGTGCGGCACCTTCGTCCCCGGCAGCGCCGCCAGCTCGGGCCATGCCGTCAGCCCCGCCAGCGCCGCCTCCTCTGCCTCCTCGCTCAGCTCGGCCAGCGCCGCCGACGCCGCGGCCTCGGCCGCCTCCGCCGACACCGCCCAGGTCGACCCCGAGGACCTCCTGCCGCCGCTGAAGTCCTTCAAGAACCGCTTCATCGACCGCGAGCTGACCTGGCTGGACTTCAACGAGCGCGTCCTGGAGCAGGCCGAGGACCACACGCTGCCCCTGCTGGAGCGCGCCTGGTTCCTGGCGATCTTCTCCTCCAACCTCGATGAGTTCTACATGGTGCGCGTCGCGGGGCTCATGCGCCGCATCAAGGCCGGCATCACCCCGGTGCGCGCCTCGGGCCTGGACGCCAACCAGGTCCTGGCCCAGGTCACCAGCCGCGCCAAGGAGCTCACCGCCCGCCAGGCCGCCCTCTTCCAGGATGACATCCGCCCCGCCCTGGCCGAGCACAACGTGAACATCCTGGGCTGGGACGAGCTCAACTCCGACCAGCAGGAGCGCCTGACCCGCTACTTCCGCCACCAGATCTACCCGGTCCTCACCCCGCTGGCGGTCGACCCCTCCCACCCCTTCCCCTACATCTCGGGCCTGTCCCTCAACCTGGCCGTCATCCTGCGCAACCCGCGCAGCGGCAAGGAGCACTTCGCCCGCATCAAGGTCCCCGACTCCCTGCCGCGCCTGGTCCAGGTCCCCGGCCGCGAGCTCGACGCCGCCGACAAGTCCGCCGGCTGCGCCGTCATCCCCCTGGAGGTCGTCATCGGCCAGCACCTCGACCATCTCTTCCCGGGCATGGACATCCTGGAGCACCACCTCTTCCGGGTCACCCGCAACGAGGACCTCGAGGTCGAGGAGGACGACGCCGAGAACCTCCTCAAGGCCATGGAGAAGGAGCTCGAGCGGCGCCGCTTCGGCGACTGCGTGCGCCTGGAGGTGGAGAACACCATCTCCTCCTTCACCCGCCGCTACCTGGTGCGCGCCCTGGGCCTCAAGGCCGACGACGTCTTCGAGCTGCCCGCGCCCCTGGACCTGACCTGCCTCAACCAGCTCCACGACCTGGACATCCCCGACCTGAAGTACCCGCGCTTCGTGCCGGTGACGGCCGCGGGCCTGGCCGCCTACGAGTCCTCCTCGGCGCCGGACGTCTTCGCCGCCATGCGCGAGCACGACGTCCTCCTGCACCACCCCTACGACTCCTTCTCCACCTCCGTCCAGGAGTTCGTGGCCCAGGCCGCCGCCGACCCCAAGGTCCTGGCCATCAAGCAGACCCTCTACCGCACCTCCGGCGACTCCCCGATCGTGGACGCCCTCATCGAGGCCGCCGAGGCCGGCAAGCAGGTCGTCGCCATCGTGGAGATCAAGGCCCGCTTCGACGAGGAGGCCAACATCTCCTGGGCTCGCAAGCTCGAGCGCGCCGGCGTCCACGTCGTCTACGGCATGGTGGGCCTCAAGACGCACTGCAAGCTGCTGCTGGTGGTGCGCCAGGAGTCCGACGGCCTGCGCCGCTACTGCCACGTCGGCACCGGCAACTACCACCCCAAGACCGCCCGCGGCTACGAGGACCTCGGCCTGCTGACCTGCGACCGCGATGTCGCCCAGGACCTGACCACCCTGTTCAACCAGCTCTCCGGCTATGCCCCGCGCGCCCGCTTCCGTCGCCTGCTCGTGGCCCCCCGCGGCCTGCGCGACGGGCTCGTCGAGCACATCGAGCAGGAGATCGCCAACCACAAGGCCGGCCTTCCCGCCTGGATTCGCATCAAGGTCAACTCCATCGTCGACGAGACCGTCATCGACGCCCTCTACCGCGCCTCGCGCGCCGGGGTGCAGGTGGACATCGTCGTGCGCGGCATCTGCGGGCTGCGCGCCGGCGTCGAGGGCCTCAGCGAGAACATCCGCGTGCGCTCCATCCTGGGGCGCTTCCTGGAGCACTCGCGCATCTACGCCTTCGCCGGCGGAGGCCAGACCACGCTGTTCATCGGCTCGGCCGACCTCATGCACCGCAACCTCGACCGCCGCGTCGAGGCCCTGGTGCGCATCACCGACCCGGCCATGGTCGAGGACCTCGAGTGGCTGGTGACCCACTGCGCCTCCGACGACGTCTCCTCCTGGCACCTCCAGCCCGACGGCTCCTGGGAGCGTCACCTGCTCGACGCCGAGGGCAACCGCCTCGAGGACATCCAGACCAGCCTCATGGCCCGGGCGCGCTCGCGCGTCAAGGGCCGTCACTGAGACGGCCGTGCCATGAGCCCGTCCAGCAGGAAGAACGGCTCGCGCGAGACGGTGCGGGCCGCCGGCGCCCTTGTGTGGCGTGAGAAGGGCAAGCACCTCGAGGTGCTCCTGGTCCACCGCCCCCGCTACGACGACTGGTCCATCCCCAAGGGCAAGGTCGACGCGTGCGAGTCCGTGCGCACCTGCGCGGTGCGCGAGGTCGCCGAGGAGACCGGCGTCCAGGTGATCCTGGGGCAGCCGCTCAGCCGCGTGCGCTACAAGATCGGCGACGGCACCCGTAAGGAGGTCCACTACTGGGCGGCCCGCGTCGCCCCCGGCTCCTCGGCCGCCGTCGCCGCCCGCGCCGCCGTCAAGCCCGCCTCCACCAAGGAGATCGACGACGTCGAGTGGCTGCGCGTGGGCCAGGCCCGCAAGCGCCTGACCTACTCCTACGACCGCGACCTGCTCGGCGAGCTGGTCGACCTGTGGGAGGACGGCAAGCTCGACACCTGGACCCTGGTCCTCGTGCGCCACGGCCGCGCCGTCAAGCGCTCGGTGTGGAACCGCCCCAAGGAGCGGGACAAGGAGACCGACGAGGCCACCCGCCCCCTGACCCACGACCAGGGGGAGACCCGGGCCCGCGCCCTCGTCCCGATCCTGGCCGCCTACGGGGTGGGCCGGGTCATCACCAGCCCCTGGAAGCGCTGCGTCGACACGGTCGCCCCCTACGCCAGGGCGGCCGGCCTCACCTTGGAGACGGCCGGGGCCCTGACCGAGATGGCCCACGCCGAGCACCCCAAGGGCGTGCGCTCCGTGGTCAAGAAGGTCCTGGGCGTGCGCGAGGAGCCGACGGCGCTGTGCACCCACCGGCCCGTCCTGCCCACCATCATGGAGGTCGTCTCCCAGTACGCGCCCGGCAAGCTCCTGCGCTCCGTGCCCGACCGGGACCCCTGGCTCAAGACCGGGGAGATCCTCGTGGTCCACATGGCTCGCCGCCCCCGCGGCAAGATCCGCGCCGTCGCCATCGAGAAGCAGCGCCCGGTCCTGTCCGAGGGCCGGTGACCGAGGCCTGGGAGGGAATGCCGTTGCTACGTCGCCTGCGAGCGGGACCTGTGCCACGCCAGGAAGACGAGAATGTCAAGGATCAGGAGACTGAGCACCGAGGCTTGCGCGGCGCACCAGAACAGAAGGTTGTGGGGCAGTAGCTGCTGGGGGTCGAATCCGTGCTCCTCGGCACGGTTGACCGCAATGGTGTCGGCGATGCTCCACAGCACGTAGAAGCTGATAACTGTGACGTTCAGTGCTGCCAGCGCGCAGAAGAACCCCGTGCGCGAAGAGATGGTGAGGCTTCCGTCGTGCGCCATGTCGATATCCTTTGCCGTGGGCTGCCGTCTATCGACCACCGTATAAAATGGTGACGCTCCTCACGGAGGGTGTTTACCGTCCGTTTACCCTCGTCACCCGGAACCTTCATCCGGGGCGCCTATCGTCAACGCCGCCTGACATTCGCCCGGCACCTGACTGAACCCCGACTCAGCGAGGAGAGCCTGTGCTCCTGACCCGTCGCGGCGCCCTGGGCGCCCTGAGCGCGGCCGCCCTGAGCGCGCTGGCCGCCTGCGGGCGCGACGCTGGCGCCCCCGACCCCAACGCCTCCAGCGACCTGGAGGGGGAGATCCGCGGAGCGGGCGCCACCTCCCAGTCCGACGCGCAGGACGCCTGGATGAACGCCTTCATGGGCGCCAACCTGCGCGCCACCGTCGACTACGCCGGCGGCGGCTCCGGGGCCGGACGCACCAAGCTCGTCGAGGGCGCCGTCGACTTCGCCGGCACCGACACCCCCATGAGCGCCGCCGAGATCAACAAGGTCGGCGGCGTCGTCGAGCTGCCCCTCTACGTCTCCCCGATCGCCGTGGCCTACAACCTGCCCGGCCTCACCGGCGAGTCCCACGTCAACATGACCGGTGAGGTCCTCGCCCAGGTCCTCACCGGCGCCATCACCCGCTGGAACGACCCCACCCTGGCCGCCCTCAACCCCGGCGCCGCGCTGCCGGACCAGCGGATCATCGTCGTCGGCCGCTCCGACGACTCCGGCACCACCAAGGCCCTGACCACCTACCTGGCCACCGTCGCCCCCGAGATCTGGACCCACGACCCCGAGGAGACCTGGCCGCTGCGCGGGGGCCAGTCCGGCGACGGCACCGCCGGCATGATCCAGACCGTCTCCGCCGCCGTCGGCGCCATCGGCTACGCCGACGCCTCCAAGGTCCCCTCCACCCTGGGAACCGTCGCCGTCGGCAGCCACGGGGCCTACGTGCCCGTCTCGGCCGACGCCGCGGCCGCCGCCCTCGATGCCGCCACCCTGGGCGCCGAGGCCGACGAGACCCGCCTGCTCTACACCCCCAGCCACGACGCCGACGGCGCCTACCCCATCGTCCTGGTCTCCTACCTGGCCGCCCGCCTGAGCTACGACGACGCCGAGATCGCCGCCGTCGTCAAGGCCTACCTGCGCTTCGCCGCCTCCACCAGGGGGCAGGACACCTCGTCCAAGGCCACCGGCTGCGCCCCCATCACCCGGGAGATGCGCGAGAAGATCAACACCGCCATCGACAGGATCGACGCCTGAGCCGACAGGCCGGCCGCAGCACCGAACTGATCTGAACCTAAGCGCACATGTCCAGTCAGCACCCACCCGCCCAGCCGCCGCCCCAGACACCCCGAGGAGGGTCAGCCGTGGCCAGCACCACCGCACCGTCGTCGGCTCCGCCGCCCCGATCAGGCGCCGCGACCGCGCCCAGCAGCTCCGACGACGCCGCCATCCAGCCCGGGAAGGCCCCCGGGCAGACCGGCAACCGGATCTTCACCGGCCTGTCCTTCGGGGCTGGCACCCTCATCATGGTGGTGCTCGCCCTCGTGGCCGCCTTCCTCATCCGGGAGGCCCTGCCCGCCCTGACGGCCTCGCGCGAGACCCTCGAGTCGGTCTCCTTCATGCGCGAGCGCGGCCTGTGGGGGTACGTGGCCCCGCTCGTCTTCGGCACGCTGCTGTCCTCGACCATCGCCCTGGGCGTCGCGGTGCCGCTGAGCATCGGGGTGGCGCTGTTCATCTCCCACTTCGCTCCGCGCCGCCTGGCCCAGGTGCTGGGGTACATGGTCGACCTCCTGGCCGCCATCCCCTCGGTGGTCTTCGGCCTGTGGGGCTTCCTGTGGCTCGTGCCCCTGCTCGACCCGGTCAACACCTGGCTGACGGAGAACCTCGGCTTCATCCCCCTGTTCGCCGACTACACGGCCCCCGCCAAGAACATCACCACCGCCTCCCTGGTCCTGGCCGTCATGATCCTGCCGATCATCACCGCCACCATCCGGGAGATCTTCCTGCAGACCCCCACCCTCCAGGAGGAGGCCTCCCTGGCCCTGGGCGCCACCCGCTACGAGATGATCCGCCAGGCCGTCCTGCCCTTCGGCCGCTCCGGCATCATCTCCGCCTCCATGCTGGGACTCGGACGCGCCCTGGGCGAGACCATGGCCGTCCTCATGATCCTCTCGCCGGGCATGGGGCTGAATCTGCGCATCCTCCAGGCCGGCCAGCACCAGACCATCGCCGCCAACATCGCCTCGCAGTTCCGCGAGGCCTACGGACTGAGCGTCAACGTGCTCATCGCCACCGGCCTGGTCCTGTTCATCATCACCTTCGCGGTCAACTCCCTGGCGCGGTGGATCATCGCGCGCCGCTCCGAGTTCTCAGGAGCCAGCTGACATGACGCCCACGAACACGCCCGACCCCGCCCGACCCACCGGTCCCGACAGCTCCGCTGCCGACGGTTCCGCCGACCCGGCCGGCGCGGCGCCCGCCCCCAAGTCCCTCAAGGCCGCGCTCGCGGCCGCCGAGGCCCCGGCCGCCCCCGTCGACCCCCTGGCCGACCCGCCCTCCATCGAGGGCGTGCCCCTGACCTCCTACCGCCTGCCCGACTGGTTCATCTGGGCGGCGCTGGGAGCCGCCTTCGTCGTCGTCGGCGGGATCGGCCTGCTGGCCGGCTGGAGCATCGCCGCCGTCGTCACCCTGACCGCCCTGGTGTGGGTGGTGGGCGCCACCGCCGTCTCCTGGGTGCGCGAGGGCGAGCGCTGGGGCCGCAACACCTTGGTGACCCTCCTCATCTACCTGTCCTTCGCCATCGTCATGGTGCCGCTGGTCTCCCTGGTGTGGATGGTCCTGTCCGGCGGCTCGGCCCGCTTCGGCTACGACTTCCTGACCACCAACATGCGCGGCGCCGACGCCTCCAACGGCGGCTTCTACCACGGCATCGTCGGCACCCTCCAGATCACCGGGATCGCCACCCTCATCTCGGTGCCGCTGGGGCTGTTCACCGCCGTCTTCCTCGTGGAGTACAACGGCGGCTGGATCGCCCGGGCCATCACCTTCCTCGTCGACGTCATGACCGGCATCCCCTCGATCGTGGCCGGCCTGTTCGCCTACTCGATCTTCCTCATCGTGGCCGGCCCCCGCTACCAGGCCGGCATCATCGGCGCCGTCGCCCTGAGCGTCCTCATGACGCCGGTGGTCATCCGCGGCGTGGAGGAGATGCTCAAGCTCGTCCCCTCCCACCTGCGCGAGGCCTCCTACGCCCTGGGCGTGCCCAAGTGGCTCACCATCGTCAAGGTCGTGCTGCGCACCGCGGTGGCCGGCATCACCACCTCCGTCATGATCGCCATCGCCCGCGTCATCGGCGAGACCGCGCCGCTGCTCATCACCGTGGGCCTGACGATCCGCACCAACACCAACCCGTTCGACGGCTCCATGGCCACCCTGCCGGTGCTCGTCTACGACCAGTACTCCCGCGGTGAGGCCGCCGCCATGGAACGCGCCTGGGCCGGGGCGCTGACCCTCATCATCCTCGTCATGCTGCTCAACCTCGCGGCCCGCCTCATCTCGAAGTACTTCAGCCCCAAGGGCGGCCGGCGCTGAGACTGGCCCGAGCCGCAGCGCTCAGTGCCCCCAGCGCCCCAGAGCCCTCCACCGTCCACCTCAGGTAAAGGAACCGACGTGTCCAAGCGCATCGACGTCATCGGCGAGAACATCTACTACGGCGACTTCCTGGCCGTCAAGGACGTCAACGTCGTCATCGAGCCCAAGTCCGTCACCGCCCTCATCGGCCCCTCCGGCTGTGGGAAGTCCACCTTCCTGCGCACCCTCAACCGCATGCACGAGACCATCCCCGGTGCCCGCGTCGAGGGGCAGGTCATCGTCGACGGCGTCAACCTCTACGGCCCCGGCGTCGACGCCGTCCAGGTGCGCCGCGCCATCGGCATGGTCTTCCAGCGGCCCAACCCGTTCCCCACCATGTCGATCGCCGAGAACGTCCTGGCCGGCGTGCGTCTCAACAACCGCCGGATCAAGAAGTCCTACGCCGACGACCTGGTGGAGGCCTCCCTGCGCGGGGCCAACCTGTGGGACGAGGTCAAGGACCGTCTCGACCGGCCGGGCCTGGGACTCTCGGGCGGTCAGCAGCAGCGCCTGTGCATCGCCCGCGCCATCGCGGTCAAGCCCGCCGTCCTGCTCATGGACGAGCCCTGCTCCGCCCTGGACCCCATCTCCACGCTGGCGATCGAGGACCTCATCTCCGAGCTCAAGACCGACTACACGATCGTCATCGTCACCCACAACATGCAGCAGGCCTCGCGCGTGAGTGACATGACCGGCTTCTTCAACCTGGAGGCCACCGGCAAGCCCGGCCACCTCGTCGAGTACGACTCCACCGACAAGATCTTCTCCGCCCCCAGTGAGCAGGCCACCGAGGACTACATCTCGGGCCGCTTCGGCTGAGCCGGCGGGTACGCCACCGATCGGATCCGTCGAGCCGGGCACTTTTCGCGTAGGACAACCGTTTTTCGGTAGGGCTACGCGAAAAGTGCCCGGCTCGGTGTCCGGAGAATTGGAGAATTAAGGACGTCGGGCCGGAGAGCGCCAGTCGGCGCGAATGCCGCTCGTGGCGGCTTAAGTTGGAGCCCGGGGCCCGTCGCGGCCCGACGCCGCCCAAGAGTCTACAGGTCCGGGCAGCCGGCCGCCCCGGTGTCCACCAGTCGGTCGGGGCGGCTCCTGCCTCTGACCACCGCCTCCCGGGCCCGCTCGGAGGCCGGGACCTCTGGCTCTACGCGTCCTCGGGGGCGTCCAGGCGGTAGCCGACGTTGCGGACGGTGCCGATGAGGTGGTCGTGCTCGGTGCCGAGCTTGGCGCGCAGACGACGAATGTGGACATCCACCGTGCGCGAGCCGCCGATGTAGTCCTCGCCCCACACCTCGTGCAGGAGCGCGTCGCGGGTGAGCACCCGCCCCTGGTTGGCGGCCAGGAACTTCAGCAGCTCGAACTCCTTGTAGGTCAGGTCCAGGATCGAGCCGCGCAGGCGGGCCGTGTAGGCGGTGACATCGATGACGAGGTCGCCGACGTCGATACGGTCGTCGTCGACCTCGTCCACCACCGGGACGTGCGCGCGCAGGAGCCGCAACCGGGCCGACAGCTCGGCGGGCTTGGCGCCGGCCATGACGAAGTCGGCGGCCCCCCAGTCGATCTGCACCGCGGCCGCGCCGCCCTCCTCCAGGATGAGGATGATGGGCGGGCAGTCCATGGGGCCGGTGAAGAGCTGGCACAGGGCGCGGGCCCGGGTCAGGTCTCCGCGCGCGTCGATCATGACGACGTCGGCGCTGTCCACCTTCGCGTAGGAGGAGGGGATCGGGGGAAGGCACTCCACCTGGGAGTCCAGGAAGGAGGTTGCGGGCAGGACATCGGTGGCGTCACTCTCACGAGTGAACATGATGATCCGCATGGCTGCTCCCTCCGGGGCTCTCGACCGGGACTCACCGGCGCAGACGAGCTGAGCAGCGGCGATACTGTCGGGGCAAGTCAACCACACCTGGCCGAGGGCGGAATCCCCAGGGAGGAAAATGACCGGATCGGGAGACGGCGGAGTGGGGCCCGCGGCCGTCCGGGTGTGGGACGATGCGTGCTGTGACTACCCACCACCGACGATCCCAGCCGGCTGCACGCGCCCGCGGAGCCTCCCGTGACTCCCGCGATCACTCCAACGGCGCGGCCATCCCGACGGCGCCTACGGACCTCCGCGGCGCAACGGACTGGGCCAGTGTCATCGGCGCGGGCGACCCACGTGGCGCGGGCGGCTCCGCGAGGTCGACCGGTGCGGCAGTGTCTCCGTCTCCGCGCCCGGCCCGCTCAGCCCGCTCGGCGCGCTCAGCCGACTCGATGAGCACCCTCGACCTCGCCGAGGACCTCGGCTACGCCACCCGCCGGGCCTCCAACCGCCCCAAGGAACCGGGGCTGGTGGACCCGGCCTGGACCCGGCTCGCCTTCGCGGGCCTGGTGCCGCTGCTGTTGGCGGTCGGCTCGGTGCTGCCCGGCTGGGTGAGGCTCGCCCTCGTGGCCGTCCTGGTACCGGCCGCAGCCCAGGGGTGGCCCGCGCTCGTGCGCGCTCGGCACGACCTGGGCTCCACGATCGTCATGACGATCAGCGGGCTGGCGGCCGCGACCAGCGTCTACCTCCTCGACGACATGGGGGTCGCCGGCCTGGTCATGGCCTTCTCGATCCTGGGGGCCTTCGTCGGCCAGATGCTGCGGCGCGACGGCCGGCACAACCTGGTCGAGGACCTGTCCTCAACGGTCGCGGGCTGCCTCGTGGTGGTCTCCGGCTCGGCCTGGTGCGCCCTGGAGCCGGGGCTGGCCGACCCCGCCGTCGTCGTGCCCACCTGCCTGGCCCTGTTCGTCGGAGCGGTCCTGACCGTCCTCAACGTGCGCGCCCGCATACTGGAGGTGCTCACCGTCACGGTCCCGGCGCTGCTCGCCGGCGGCGCCGGCTACCTGCTGGCCGCGGCCGGCTTCTTCGGCCTGTCCCACATCAGCACGACGGCGGCTCTGCAAAGCGCCGTGGCCTGTGTGTTCGTCGGCTTCGTGGCCGGGGTCCTCATGGCGGCCGGCAACCGCGTCCTGTGGACCCACCGGTGGGTGCCCGGGGGACGGGCGGCGGTGGCCTCCGCGCTCGTGCCGATCCTGTCGGTCGGCGTGCCGGTCTACGCCATCGCCCGGCTTATGGGCGGCTTCCTCGCCGGCTGACGGCGACCTCCCGGTGCGCGCGGACGCGCGACCTGATCGGGCAGCCTGGTCGGTCGGCGGTGCGCGTGTGTCCCGGGCCGGGCCGACGTCGTAGGCTGCGGGTATGGCATTCACGCTTCCTGACGACCTGGCCCCCGAGCTCTACCCGTTGGCCTGGCTGGTCGGCACTTGGCGCGGCTACGGCATCCTCACCTACGGCGAGACCGTGCCCGAGCAGGCCGTCTACCAGGAGATCACCTTCGATCACGACGGCGGCCCCTACCTGCGCCAGACCACCACGATCTGGACGGTCGACGCCACCCGCTCCAAGAACCTCGACTTCGAGATGCCCGGCCTTCAGGGCGCCTCCCTGCTGGCTCCCGCCCAGATCTGGTCCACCGAGACCGCCTACTGGCGGCCCGTCGGCCAGGAGCAGCCCGACGGCGCCTCCACTGCCGAGACCGCTGACGCCACTGGTGAGGCCGATGCCGCCGGTGAGGCCGGCGAGACACCCTCCGAGAACGCCGGCGCTCCCCTCATCCCCGTCACCCAGCTCGAGCTCGTTTCAGCCGACCCCGCCGGCCACGTCGCCGTCTGGGAGGGCTGGATCCAGGGGCCGCGCGCCCAGGTCGGCACCCAGGCCGTGGGCCGGGTTCGCACCGCCGTCGCCGTGGAGGAGATGACCCGCATGTTCGGGCTCGTAGGCGGCGACCTCATGTGGACCCAGGACATGGCGGCCTTCGGTAAGACCGAGGTGACCACCTACGCCTCCGGGAGGCTCGGCCGCGTCGACGACTTAGGCGACCCTGCCGCCCAGCCCGGATCGGCTCTCGACCCGGTCGAGCCCGCGGAGTCCTCCGAGCCCGCCTCCGGTTCCGCAGCCTCCGACGACGCCGAGCCCACCGCCTGATGCTCCCCTCCCCGCTGCTGAACCGCCCCGGCGCCGTCGCCTCCGCTCCGGGCGACCCCGACGAGGCCGTCCCCGCCCACCTCGGTGACCCCGGCCGCGAGCAGGCCGCCCTGGCAGAGGGGCGAGCCGCCTGCGCCCTGGCGCGCGACGTCGTCGCCGTGACCGGGCCGGACCGACTGAGCTGGCTGACCACCCTGTCCAGCCAGGTCCTCACCGCTCTGGAACCGGGTGACGGCGGCGCGGAGACGCTGCTCCTCGACGCCCAGGGCCACATCACCCACGCGCTCGCGGCCATCGACGACGGCCGCACGCTCTGGCTCGTCACCGAGGCCGGCAGCGGCGAGGACCTGGCGGCCTTCCTGGACTCCATGCGCTTCATGCTGCGCGTCGAGGCCGCCCAACGGGCCGACGTCACCGCACTGGGCGCCCTGGGGGAGGGGCTCGACGCCCTGGCTCAGGCGGCGCGCGACACCGAGCCGCCGGCGGCGGGGGCTCAGGCCGACGCCGGCGACGCCGTCGAGGCCAATGACGCCACTGATGACGCCGCTGAGGCAGCCGGCGCCGAGGCGCAGGGCTCGCTCATCGGCCTGTGGCGCGACCCGTGGCCGGGCGTCGTCGACGGCGGCACGAGCTACGACGTCGGACTGGAACGGCCGCATCCCGGTGAGGGCTACCAGGCTGGTTTCGTCCTGGTCCCCACCAGTGGCGTGGGCGCCGTGGCGAGAACGTTCCTCGCTGCCGGGACGAACCGGCGCCTGGCCGGGGCCCTGGCCTGGGAGGCGCTGCGCATCGAGGCGGGCCGCCCCCGCCGGGCCCGCGAGGCCGACGCCCGCGCCATCCCCCACGAGCTGGACTGGCTGCGCACGGCCGTGCACCT includes the following:
- a CDS encoding FABP family protein codes for the protein MAFTLPDDLAPELYPLAWLVGTWRGYGILTYGETVPEQAVYQEITFDHDGGPYLRQTTTIWTVDATRSKNLDFEMPGLQGASLLAPAQIWSTETAYWRPVGQEQPDGASTAETADATGEADAAGEAGETPSENAGAPLIPVTQLELVSADPAGHVAVWEGWIQGPRAQVGTQAVGRVRTAVAVEEMTRMFGLVGGDLMWTQDMAAFGKTEVTTYASGRLGRVDDLGDPAAQPGSALDPVEPAESSEPASGSAASDDAEPTA
- the ygfZ gene encoding CAF17-like 4Fe-4S cluster assembly/insertion protein YgfZ, producing the protein MLPSPLLNRPGAVASAPGDPDEAVPAHLGDPGREQAALAEGRAACALARDVVAVTGPDRLSWLTTLSSQVLTALEPGDGGAETLLLDAQGHITHALAAIDDGRTLWLVTEAGSGEDLAAFLDSMRFMLRVEAAQRADVTALGALGEGLDALAQAARDTEPPAAGAQADAGDAVEANDATDDAAEAAGAEAQGSLIGLWRDPWPGVVDGGTSYDVGLERPHPGEGYQAGFVLVPTSGVGAVARTFLAAGTNRRLAGALAWEALRIEAGRPRRAREADARAIPHELDWLRTAVHLTKGCYPGQETIARTLNLGRPPRRLTVLQLDGLGGDLPRPGAVVRMGERAVGAVTSVARHHELGPIALALLRRAVPAGEQLTVEVAEVDEATGEEIVVGRVDAAQEPLVSPEGRAQASPSERPGAELRKGLRL